The following coding sequences lie in one Desmodus rotundus isolate HL8 chromosome 1, HLdesRot8A.1, whole genome shotgun sequence genomic window:
- the IFT22 gene encoding intraflagellar transport protein 22 homolog isoform X2, whose protein sequence is MLKAKILFVGPCESGKTVLANFLTESSDITEYNPTQGVRFESCWPALMKDSHGVVIVFNADIPSHLKEIEMWYSCFVQQQFLQDTQCLLIAHHKPGSGSEKGNLSLSPPLNKLKLVHSNLEDDPEEIRMEFMKYLKSVINSVSESRDREEMSIIT, encoded by the exons ATGCTGAAGGCCAAGATTCTCTTCGTGGGTCCCTGCGAG AGTGGAAAAACCGTTTTGGCCAACTTCCTGACAGAATCTTCTGACATCACTGAATACAACCCAACCCAAGGAGTGAG GTTCGAATCTTGCTGGCCAGCCCTGATGAAGGACTCTCACGGGGTGGTGATCGTCTTCAACGCCGACATCCCAAGCCACCTGAAGGAAATTGAGATGTGGTATTCCTGCTTCGTTCAACAGCAGTTCCTGCAGGACACTCAGTGTCTGTTAATTGCACACCACAAACCAGGCTCTGGAAGTGAGAAAGGAAACCTGTCTTTGT CACCACCCTTGAACAAGCTGAAGCTGGTGCACTCGAATCTTGAGGACGACCCTGAAGAGATTCGGATGGAATTcatgaagtatttaaaaagtgTAATCAACTCAGTGTCTGAGAGCAGAGACCGGGAGGAGATGTCAATTATTACCTAA
- the IFT22 gene encoding intraflagellar transport protein 22 homolog isoform X1 — protein sequence MLKAKILFVGPCESGKTVLANFLTESSDITEYNPTQGVRILEFENPHIASNNKGTGCEFELWDCGGDPKFESCWPALMKDSHGVVIVFNADIPSHLKEIEMWYSCFVQQQFLQDTQCLLIAHHKPGSGSEKGNLSLSPPLNKLKLVHSNLEDDPEEIRMEFMKYLKSVINSVSESRDREEMSIIT from the exons ATGCTGAAGGCCAAGATTCTCTTCGTGGGTCCCTGCGAG AGTGGAAAAACCGTTTTGGCCAACTTCCTGACAGAATCTTCTGACATCACTGAATACAACCCAACCCAAGGAGTGAG GATCCTGGAATTTGAGAACCCACACATTGCCAGCAACAACAAAGGCACAGGGTGCGAATTTGAGCTGTGGGATTGTGGCGGCGATCCAAA GTTCGAATCTTGCTGGCCAGCCCTGATGAAGGACTCTCACGGGGTGGTGATCGTCTTCAACGCCGACATCCCAAGCCACCTGAAGGAAATTGAGATGTGGTATTCCTGCTTCGTTCAACAGCAGTTCCTGCAGGACACTCAGTGTCTGTTAATTGCACACCACAAACCAGGCTCTGGAAGTGAGAAAGGAAACCTGTCTTTGT CACCACCCTTGAACAAGCTGAAGCTGGTGCACTCGAATCTTGAGGACGACCCTGAAGAGATTCGGATGGAATTcatgaagtatttaaaaagtgTAATCAACTCAGTGTCTGAGAGCAGAGACCGGGAGGAGATGTCAATTATTACCTAA